In Oncorhynchus tshawytscha isolate Ot180627B linkage group LG06, Otsh_v2.0, whole genome shotgun sequence, the following are encoded in one genomic region:
- the LOC112223281 gene encoding cortexin-1-like has product MNDVPTLDYELLLSPGPSLPGAPSSPPLVGGDAEQRTAFAFVGLLMLFLVFLLVRCFRILLDPYSRMPSSSWTEHKEGAERGQFDYALV; this is encoded by the coding sequence ATGAATGATGTCCCCACTCTGGACTATGAGCTGCTGCTGTCCCCTGGGCCCTCCCTTCCTGGGGCCCCCAGCAGTCCTCCTCTGGTGGGGGGTGACGCAGAGCAGAGGACGGCCTTTGCCTTCGTGGGGCTCCTCATGCTCTTCCTTGTCTTCCTGCTGGTGCGCTGCTTCCGCATCCTGCTGGACCCCTACAGCCGCATGCCATCCTCCTCCTGGACCGAACACAAAGAGGGTGCAGAGAGGGGGCAGTTTGACTACGCCCTGGTCTAG